The Gossypium hirsutum isolate 1008001.06 chromosome D07, Gossypium_hirsutum_v2.1, whole genome shotgun sequence genome includes the window TTGGATCGCAAGAGAGCGGGTGCAGAAGATTGCTACGTTTTCAATAGGGGAGTTTTCCCGCCACAGCTTATAGTTTCAAGAAAGGCTAAAAATGAGAAAGAAGATGAAACTAAGTTCTACTTTCGGGTTTGTTGTCCCTTTGTTTAATTGACTCAAAAATACTCGAAAAATAAATAAGCACAAAAAAATCGCTCAGCTTCAAAAACAATCACTCAAATGGAGACTTAATGACGGATACTACATTGATTTTGGATCCATTCATTGCTTATGATTGTAtcaagcttaaaaattttaattttttggggtTAGAGGAGGTCGACACCTGAATATTTTTTTCATACACTTTCACACCAGTATACATGTATactaatatttgaaaaaaaaattagttgctGATAAATGGCCGGCACcactttataatattaaaaaaataatttattttttagtgaTGACATATTTATGGCTTGCCCCtactttatcaaataaaaaaacttttaaaaaaattaggttgGGGTACTAGATGGGAAAAAATTTTGATGATCAGTGGTGATTGACGGCATTCGGCGGTGGTCGATGGTGGAACTTACGGTGGTAGGTCAGTTGGGGTGGTAGGTCAGTTGGGGTTCAAATGGGAGTTTTATAGTGGGAGGCCATTGGGGGTGAGGGAAAATTAGGAAgaaaaaaggaggaaaaaaaagaaaaaaaatacctgAGAGCACTTAACCTGTGCCTTCGGGTCACATCAGTGCAAGCCTGAAGCTGGCCAACAATGACACCGGCTATCTCATTGCCACTTAGGCCTGCTTTGCGTGGCCAGCCTGGGCATATAGTGCccccaataaaaaaaatatctgaTAAAGTGGGTGCCGACCATTAGTGTGCCaacactaaaaaaatatttttttaatattataaaatggtGTCGGACACTTATCCCccaatcaaattttttttcaaatactaatataaatgtatataagtgcggtattgtttaaaaaaaaatactcatgtGTCGGCCATTAAGTCCCTCAacctcaaaaattaaatttttttaagcttaACACAATCATTAGGCAATGGTTGGGTCCAAAATCAATGTGGTGCCTGCCATTAAGTCCCCTCAACCCCATTTTActattcatttttataattatttatttttttggtcaTCTCGGTAAAATAACTTTAATATTGAGGGGAACAACATATATGGACTTACTACGATTAGTAGTCGGGTCTTTGTCGCATGGAACGGGTGTTACGTTTGTCTGCTCCGAGAAGACCTCACAAAACAAGCCTTTTATAAGGTTCCTTACTCGACCGCAAGCAAACCCAGCTCTCATTTCTAGGTAGCATACCTCAAAACTCATTTCTCTTAAAAACGGGctttattttttataatcaaaATCAACTATTGcaaacattaaatcaaaatttcaaatccTCAATTTTAACAGCACAATCAAAACCTAAAAAGCATCAGGCGATTTTTATATTATATCACAAACTTTTATTGGGTGccatttttttaaagaaacaaaaaataataataactacgTGATTAATTTTGATCTTCAATATTGATTTAAATGtatcaattcattattttatatatggATGATATTAACAATTtatgaaaactaaataaaaaaattcaaaatttaaaattgtacaaataaaaaattcataaaaacattCAACATTAGATCATGTACAATATCAAGATTTATCCTAAAATATTATTCTCAGTAACATTCTGATCCAGGATGTTAATAAGGTTAGTGTTTCACAGTCGGCAACAATAGAACAAGATCAGCAGAATCATGCTGATGTGGTAACTGGTGTGATAAGCACATCAATTTGCATGTATTCAAGGTCTGGCTGTTTGGTAGATTCTATTGAATATTTCCCTGGGAATGTGAAGAAGCGGGTAATGTGTTAGAACTAAAGCTCGATGATTGCTTCCTATAGGGTATCATGTAGTCACAATGGGTGAGTTCTTTTTACCATGGACTGCAACAAGATCAACGTGGCTAGATATCATTGAGAGGGATCAGTCGCCTCTGCTTatgctaaaaaacataaataaagcatgtacagaaaataattaaaaatgagttTTTAGACAACTAGATATAAGAAAATAAGTTTACAGGTTCACTACCGTTTCGCCAAAACCTCTCAGAAACATGTTATAAGTAAcagaaaaataacattaaaactaCAATGTCAAACAAAAACCGTGAAAAATCTTTCAAACAATAGCATTGGCAGCACTTGCAATTCTAGGCCACAGATCGGCACATTCCTTTCCAATGGGGCCAGTGATAGCAGATCCTGAAAACACGAAATCAATAAGCACCAGTAAGTTCCAAATACCCAATCAAACAAAGTACCACTTTCTGCCACTTAGCTACGGATCAATAGTGTAACAAGCCAACAAAAGACAACTGATTTTTCTTAAGTATTGCACTAACCTATGTTTCTTCCAACCATCAATATTGGGCACATGCCTTTATCCATCACTCTCAACCAAACCCAGATGTAACACAATTTTTACTAAGGGCAGAAATTAGAATAGCCACAGGCGCGTTCGTTTCAGAATTATGGTATTACCAATAGCAAAATTCCAGGAAAATTCACTTGATCTCAACTCTAACATGGCAAGAGCAATAGAACCATAGCAAACAGGAAAAGGAAACATTTAAAAAGCGATAAGAACAACATAAACATCTGAAGTTTAGATTCCCACAAGTACTCGTTGAAAACTTGTAATTTATAACTAGATATAATGAACACGATGAACTGAGTTGGTTTACCTTTCATTTCCCCTTTGGGATTGACAATGACACCAGCATTATCTGTAAACAGATAATAAACTCAAATTACATTTTGAAAGGAAAGGCAAATAAATGATAGTAATATGTAATAAGTAATAACTAAATCAAATATACCAGCAGACAGGTAACACAATGCAATAGATAAACAACATCATGCTGTTTAAAACTGGCGAATTCCCATAATTCTATGCTTCTCATTAAGAGTAACCAACGATTAAAACCAGCTATCCAATTATCAAACGAAGCAACAAAGACGAAGAAATAAAAGGAAGAGACAAGAGGAAATGTTTGGACCTTCGAAGTACATGTAGACGCCATCCTTTCTACGCCAAGGCTTCCGCTGTCGGACGATGACAGCTGGCAACACCTTCTTCCTCAAATCTGGCTTTCCTTTCTTGACGGTAGCCATGACCATGTCGCCGACACAAGCCGATGGAAGCCTGTTGAGACGACCTTTGATTCCTTTCACTGAAATGATGTAGAGGTTCTTCGCTCCCGTGTTGTCTGCGCAGTTCACCGTCGCTGCCACCGGCAAACCCAGTGACATCCTGAACTTGTTCCCCGCACTACCTCCCCTTCCTGTtgcaaatgaaaagaaaaataaacgtCGAGACCAGCAAAGGTGTTGGTTGGAGAATCGGAAAGTGAGAGAAAATGAAGGGAAAATGTTTACCTCGCTTCGACATTCTTGAACGGCTCTGATCCGCTCCGCCGTTTGCATATGTCTGTTTTCTTGAGAAAGGGCCGCTGCTTCATTATATAGGCTGGCCTAGGGCTTTACTTGAGATTTTTGGACTGTTTGGCTACACAGATTCAGGTTTTCACTTTCTTaaaccaaaacgcagcgttttaTTTAAAGGAGATCGAGCCAAGAATGATATCCTCTCCACCGTTCTTCCTCTAAAAAGataattgtaaataaaaataaaaatattgaaaacggTTGCAGAACTTAATAAAGAACCAAAGCAATGCATTGCATTTCGCTGCCCAGCTCTCACCTGCTGTTGCACTCTCCAGCCAAAACTACCTTAAAATTGGCATGCCACGTCAGCCCTAGAATGTTCTTCAACGACAGTGCTACTAATAACAACAGCGGTAGCACAAATGGTTTCAGTCTAATAAAAAACGTCTCCAAGCTGCTCTGGGGCGCATCCCTCCCTCCTGGAATTCTAATCTCAACCGTCCGTACAGCATGGACTTCCACGTGGCAGATCATGATGTCCCAACTGGCTCCCTCCGATCCCTCCGGCGCTTACACCAGGCCTTTCTCAAAATTCCGCCTCAACCCAACCGCCGCAACCACCAAACTTCACCTCTACGTGGGCCTCCCCTGTCCATGGGCCCACCGGACCCTAATCGTCCGTGCCCTCAAGGGCCTCGAAGAAGCCGTCCCCGTCTCCGTCGCAGGCCACGGCCTCGACGGCTCTTGGGAATTCAAAGATGTCCCGACAAGGACAATGATATCCTGGTTCCTACCATGGATAGAGTAAATAGGTGCCGGAATTTGAAGGAAGTTTATAGGCTAAGAAAAGGCGGGTATGATGGGCGGGCCACGGTGCCAATGCTGTGGGATGTAGAGAAGAAAGAAGTAGTTTGCAATGAGAGCTATGATATTATTGAGTTCTTCAATTCGGGTCTAAACGAGTTGGCCCAGCACCCTGGTTTGGATCTCTCCCCTGTGGAGCTGAAAGAGGAGATTGAAGAGTGGAATCGGGTGATTTACCCCAATGTTAACAATGGAGTTTACAGgtaaaaagaaattttgaaaactttgctTGATAAAATTACTTTTAACGTTTAAAACTTCTATGGTTGCATAAATTACCCCAGTTGGTTTGAGTATGATTTGGATGATGTTGTAGATGTGGATTTGCTCAAAGCCAAGAGGCATATGATGTTGCGGTGAGTGGTTTGTTTAGTACATTGGATAGGATCGATGATCACTTGGGTAGTTCACGCTACTTGTGTGGAGACAGATTGACTCTTGCGGATATTTGCTTGTTTACTACATTGATTAGGTTTGATCTTGTCTATAATGTTTTGTTCAAATGTACCAAGAAAAAGCTGTTCGAGTATACCAACCTTCACGCTTACATGCGCGATATTTATCAGGTACCGCATGGTTAAATGTTATGAAATTGTTCAGATCATAGCTGTAAAcaattatatgcatatatgtctAAATTCTCGAACCCACTGCACTTTAACCACTCCAACTAAGCTCAAGCCGCTAGTTAATGTGAAAGAATAAGGTGATTTTAGGTTGCTTGGCAGTTCAAAAAATCCTCAGCTGTGAAATgtagatcattttcatttctacTTCTGCTTTAGCTTAACTTGGCCTAGAAGACCTTGTTGTTTCTCCATATTTGGGCAGTGAATTTAGTTGGTAATGCTTGTATAGAGCATCTTGTATCACTCACTATAAGTCTGTTTAGGGGCATCGATTAGGATTCTGTTTTTGTTAAGGTTTTCTGACTTTAAAATCTGTAGTATGTAGAACTGTAATGTTGTGCTTCTTATCAGATTCCGAAGGTAGCCGCCACTTGCAATTTTCTGGAAATTATGGATGGGTATTACCGGATGCTTTTTCCGTTAAACCCCGGCAGCATTCGACCAGTTATGCCCTCAGTGTGTGAGCACGAATTCCTCTCTAGACCCTCCAAGAGGGAATCAATGTCTTCTGTAGGTAAAAGAGTGCAACATGTTTTGTAAGTACCTCCTTAAGTCTAAACTCATGTACAtctgtttaattttggtttataatgttaaattggtaaaatatattattttatgaaattatgttaaattctGTCACTGTTCattcctttcttttgcattttGAAAAGCAGATAATAAGGTATAAAAAATGAACTCCTTTACATGCAAAACTTATTTCTTTTCACATTCCAACTATATATATTTCCGTTTACCATTATTAATAGGAACCATAAACAATAAGAATAATAAGAATACAAAGACATGATTCATAATACAAGAATTGATGCTCAGATGTTATGGCTGCATAATAATCTTAAAAAAGGTGAAAGACAAACTGGCAATAACCACAACATTGGAAGAATTTAAGAATAAACCAAAGATGCATCACTTTGATCAAACTGTTAAAAAATGTATTGTAGCATTGCTATCATCAAATCAACCTGACGATAAACTCTAATAAATTAAGAAACCACTTCCAAGAGACCTGCCGCATTAATGATGCACAAAAAGTTAAGTTATAGACTATCTTCCTGTTCATCATCTCGAATTCCAACCTTATATACATTATCAGTGTGTTCTATCATAATAAGGCTCTCCAAGAATGATAAACCACTATAGAGCGAAACACTTTTGTAGACAAAAATCACAATATTGTgaattgaacttaaaaacaaaataaaattcaaataataatattaaagaaatgtaaatatacaaataaaaatcacaatatatttttttatgaaataaagtggacacatacatacatgtatatagaCCACCATTTCTAAGTCAGTCTAGTACATGGAATGCATAAGCAAATGATACGTACTTAAATATAAAcacgtttatatatttttaaaatgccTTAAGAAACACTAGAATTTATTCACACCCGCaggatgaaaatattttttataaaataattatatttaaaattgaattaaaattatatagaataatttctaattaaataattattagttaagtttttttacaattttgatttatttttatatcactTAATGTTACTTTGaaagaaaaacataatttgaaatatttattgaaaGAAATTATAATTGATGAAACTGTGGAGCCATAATGAGGAAAAACTGTACATAACTACTTGtgtttattcaaaaattttgaaattgttatttaaaagaaaacttaatgCACACTTTTGGTActaaaatatattgttttttccatggtttttaaagttttatttttactcACTTCAGTTTAGgatcaaattttatttcatgGGGTTTACATGAGATTTCTCTTTCTTATTCTTAAGCAAGTCCTCAAGAGGGCTTAGTTGATCCATAATTTATGTTTCAATTTATGTTTCCTTTTCGCTTGTTTCGAGAAATGTATCGATCAATTccgattctttctttttctattgatTCTTTTCCGATCGAGATGTATGGATCCATGAATTTATGTGTCTATATCGATCTTGTTCGTGGATTAATGAAAATGTGCAAAAGCTCTATTTGCCTCTGCCATACTATGAGTATCTTCCTTTTTTAGTATGGCATCGCCACTCCCTTTGGCAGCATCCACTAATTCAGAACTTAATTTGAAAGTCATATTTTGACCCAGACGTTTTCGGGATGCCCCTAATAACCAACGAATAGCAAGTGTTTTTCCTTGTGTGGATCCTATTTCAATGGGAACTTGATGAATCGATCCGCCTATACGTCTTTCTTTTACTGCTATATCGAGAGTTACTccacatgtaacacccccaactcgTATCCCTCGCCAGAACCatgttacagagcattaccggagtttacaaatcaaacagatagaaattttatcatttcatataacataacattcatgtcaaaaacctatcaaactcatacatattgtcccttattcaagccctcgaggcccaaagtacgcgttagaaataagtcgggactaatttggaaactcaggaaatttttcggaatacattaaaaattttcaaagctacaggggtcacacggccaaaccacatgtccgtgtgaacatactgacttgcaaacctTTACAAGCCacaggagacacacggctgtgtcacttgaccgtgtgtcacacacgactgagacacacgcccgtgtctctgaccttgtggatgaaaataggctattttataagccatttttctcacctaaTTTGGTGTCAACCTACAATCAATATTATGTATATAAACAAGTCATATTATAGCATCTAAAATCAATACCTAAACATGTAGTATATTCACATAAAatcaatatgcccttaggcatcTTAAATGACCAATACAATTATGTTTAACCATATATACCATGTAACCAAGTAATCAACTAACTTTTACATCTAATCACATCAatacacaacatgtaaatcatttaCTAAAACTTACCATTTGGTACCAGTTGTACCACttatttaataacataaaatacatatacactTACTAAAACATAGTACCAAATCACACCAAGTTATAAAACATACCTCATATGCATTTTCAACTACTATTTTGTCTTTCATTATTCCACACATCAACATTATAAGGAAAATTAAGCACATACTAAAATACCAAAACACAAACCAAATATATGACTAATCTCAACAAAATACATATAGACCAACATTtaaccaaaataacctatacatgtcattataaccaaaatcaaaacattcaaaagtACCGAgagaaccaatggatagtgtgatataactctgacaagcttccaacccaatcaagcttctgataatctatgaAATAAAGgataaacaactacgtaagcaatgaatgcttagtaagctcgtacaaactttaaacataatattccaattcaataataaattttatatattaaatataaagctataccaatgcctcaagatttatcaactacATAACCACCAGCTCATAAAtaagtaagtctatcaacattatatatattcatttctaatttaataggattttataaacattatacaccatcattaaccttttcataaaacTACGAATAACTTCTTTGACTTATTTTCCATTCTATTTATTaaacataaacttaaataacaacatcaattaactaattaatatatttattcataacataGGTAAGTTTAACCATAACATacataatttctcatatatataagTACATTAATCAactcatccctttttcatcatatcaCATTTTAATTATGAACTTGCcgtttcatttgtataatacTAGACATAAGTATATACATCAATCATAATCTCAAGCTTGACATAAGCCCAATCACCATCATCTATACACAATATAGTACATTTATGTATAtaactcattttcatgtttcaaatcactatcccattttcaattctcatacaatatcatccaatatcaatcatagtaccgttttctttaattacccctattaaaaTGACTCGGTCTCGAacagatacatggatccaacAAAACACAtcagtttggcacctagtgcctcatcagataattcgaaatagtaaattgacaccctgtgtctcatcggttaaaccgaagtaagttggcactcagtgcctcattgAATAAACctgaagtaataaattgacacccagtgtctcatcgactcgaagtcgaataaatccctgaactcttccaatcctatggcatgcatctatatccgactcagcccgatacagttaatagggttccaattcatttttcaaatacaaccaatattcatttcaattcaaataatcaatacatttaatatatatattaatttcaatCCATTCAACCAACttgaattcaattcaataacaaaGTGTCAAATACTCAAATTACATATGCTAacatcttttatttaattaacaatgtcccaattcacacaatttctatataaataactattcacatatcaaaccacaATTGTTTATACATTGGCATTAgccattcaatactcaattcatgagtacataactcatgtatctcatttagtcacaacatatctcattttcatttatgttcgggtcaatattcaataattaacaaatctttcaaattcatttaaCAATTTACCTTATCGAGATTTTTCAtacgaagaacgacttacggataagagtacatcatcaACAGAAGCTCATAGAACTAGTCCACCAGAACACACCAACAGAAGCTTATAAGAGCTTGACAGAAGCTCATGAGAGTTTATCCATCCAAATCActccaaacagaaagtaaaacacgagagttcgcaacagatgttgaacctcggtttacttgggtaatattCTGATGTCTCCCTCCAATACCACCATACACCAATTTACAAATGTACTCAAATTTCGCGTTCAATCCAAACTAagtattaaattcgataatatatttccaataataattcaattccaacaatataacacacatatatataatattcatcaccaaataacgttcattttaatcaaaattatacaaaatatagttcatacgaacttaccaggctaaattgcagaaataccaagatttaggggcattttggtaatttttcattcccTCAATTTTTCacttgatcttgatctaaattaataatttcattcaatttattaatttaaataataaaaaaattcatttcatgcaatttggttatttttgccatttttaaaaaattgcccctaaaatttttattttattcaatttagtccctgagcccaaatcatgcaaattaaccatttttaatgcaaacctATGCTAGAAGAATATTCATGGCATTCAATACAGCccaatttttcaataatttcacaacaaacccttgtatttttactatttcaacaaattagtccctaatcaaaaaattaatcaaaattacttaataaaatacttttaaataccacccaacatctcaaattcataatttaataactaaaatcatatagattcatcaatgtcaacattcaaaatcttcaataaaatcaaaaactagaGTAAGATTTAGTTAGACTTAATtttaacaatctcaaaaatataaaaattacaagaaatgggtaagaattgaactcacatgaagctCTCCCATGTCTGTTTTTGAACcgaaaatttggagaaaaaataaataatttcctAGAAACTTTctaatttcacttttattttattttaatttcaatttaattacaattttgccattaatggctttatcttattattttttccATGTTATGCGGCCTCATCTTTTCATTTAAGAATAATTGTTATTTAGGTCCTTCattatttattaatcaagccatttagtcacattattattataattagaaagttttgcatcttttttcagtttagtcccttttaattaattaactgtcgaaacgttaaaatttttcaacgaaactttaatactaccttaatgacactccgtaaatatttataaaaatatttatggctcggtttatagaaatgaggtcccaataccttattttctaaaaccacttgaactagAGTTTTATCACTCGAatctaataatttattataagacataaattactaattcaaaatttttttaaaatcatatttgactcataaatattaaataataaaatttactagcTTACTCGCCGAATTTGGTGGCCACGAATCACTGTTTCTGACATCActgaaaatcgagttgttacactaCGTATTGCTTGACGTAAAATAGATAGTggatttgtttctattttttgttgAATCGTTTTCAAGGCTCGGTTAACCAACATGTTAACTAATCTATTATGATAAATTGGATCGGATTTTACAGTTTTTTCTTCTACAGTACCTCGACGTGACATGAGCGTAAAGGGGTTCAACAatccattttctttttataatggataaaatcatttattttgactttttgaccCCATATTGTAGGGTGGATCTCGAAAAATATGAAAGATCTTCCTCCAAGCCGTACATACGACTTTCATCGAATATTGTTTTCCGTAGAATTTCATATGTATCTATGAGATCGAGTATGAAATTCTGTTTGCTCACTTTAAATTGAGAATCTGTTTCCTCCCTTCCCTGCTAGGATTGAAAATCCTGTATTTTACATATCCATACGATCGAGTCATTGGGTTTCCGAAATAGTATAAAAAGAAGTGTTTCAAATTATTGCTATTTGACCCAGACTTTTTCTAAAAGAGTCGAGGCATTTCGAAATTGTTTGTTAACACAGACAAAGTCAGGAAAAACCTTTGAAATTATTT containing:
- the LOC107954635 gene encoding 60S ribosomal protein L23, giving the protein MSKRGRGGSAGNKFRMSLGLPVAATVNCADNTGAKNLYIISVKGIKGRLNRLPSACVGDMVMATVKKGKPDLRKKVLPAVIVRQRKPWRRKDGVYMYFEDNAGVIVNPKGEMKGSAITGPIGKECADLWPRIASAANAIV
- the LOC107954634 gene encoding LOW QUALITY PROTEIN: glutathionyl-hydroquinone reductase YqjG (The sequence of the model RefSeq protein was modified relative to this genomic sequence to represent the inferred CDS: inserted 1 base in 1 codon) — protein: MHCISLPSSHLLLHSPAKTTLKLACHVSPRMFFNDSATNNNSGSTNGFSLIKNVSKLLWGASLPPGILISTVRTAWTSTWQIMMSQLAPSDPSGAYTRPFSKFRLNPTAATTKLHLYVGLPCPWAHRTLIVRALKGLEEAVPVSVAGHGLDGSWEFKDXPDKDNDILVPTMDRVNRCRNLKEVYRLRKGGYDGRATVPMLWDVEKKEVVCNESYDIIEFFNSGLNELAQHPGLDLSPVELKEEIEEWNRVIYPNVNNGVYRCGFAQSQEAYDVAVSGLFSTLDRIDDHLGSSRYLCGDRLTLADICLFTTLIRFDLVYNVLFKCTKKKLFEYTNLHAYMRDIYQIPKVAATCNFLEIMDGYYRMLFPLNPGSIRPVMPSVCEHEFLSRPSKRESMSSVGKRVQHVL